Proteins encoded together in one Zonotrichia leucophrys gambelii isolate GWCS_2022_RI chromosome 1, RI_Zleu_2.0, whole genome shotgun sequence window:
- the SON gene encoding protein SON isoform X3: MATNIEQILRSFVVSKFREIQEEQQQQHGGANVEGQPNGDTIPAEQAGPSEASGAAGSCQSEQIVQKIEEVLSGALGTELQCNPDVDKNTVKNSTQSTKRSSTGEDEIPRKKAKKNKKHKSKKKKKKKKKRKKEKKHKKQPKESKLSARPGEPAGVQPAPPLVPEQSSSQVNVQQGVFAEANLAGHVQPELCSKPAEGLDNQALGLVSHSVTDSQQSAENLGSGEGTLCAANPPFNLESIQSNIPENTSIAQTRICTSEEQIQQSHENIYPVAINASVVDTGNNTWSSIPSGIVNKSEIQKDSVEALGGTEVTLKSQSIGEVKALDAALEPEAMEVLTYSEVSHQSVSPRAAQGLGTASESVSLASGVTATPTPANWAHPGAVTVAHMAVAGQEVKIPETTEKSLHVGNVRGVERPLELGGASRTLEPSLQPSVMSGSLSMTQGSPLEASSVLKAGVPLQHPVTVSAATPVTHVEISAKTPPGPGAVTKMKDMEPAVGSVKALETTMEPVVAKDVRAAHESLQGRSVEGTTGSATAVGASGVFLQHGVLAETRSVDRTQGSALPAGLTGTNVVAETRGLGATSEPAAVVQTFIPQTAPQVHAAEGFRSPQAKDPEGTSLLRESRPESESHVRGLAPCLSLQKENTQGPGGVLRPVPGVEAKPFTTASVSLQVEGVKASEEAVHCGTVASPGLPALERTPEPVVACESVEPVREAEASAGVVPWQATAEREALHASQTQSSIIAQSQMVTHTEPSHTEVLRKRRDSEHVPEADTRSREAVLETVQTSETGSKSIQEQRVGHSAAVLESLPRVEENTMASGVLTDMQTQGSTGEHEIAARRTSTQGNELSEMEKAKYLEPASEAGGMRWLERTTESATVEVKGSETGEKLEVPMGDASAAVPEYLHAEKQQDLQVVLEAKPAAEWKSSEEAPEILGVSEIKPSEAVPKPGDVKGQETTLEHEVTAEVQHVEGVQGQQVEDMVIEKEDAEETQTSEPSVAETVLSSSHAAEEKVSAGTPVAETQDLETAPRTDVELKDAEAAAGLEAETKDLEAGPAPETDAEAGPELIEEGQLEDTPEAEDVKEATPEEDSEKRDSETSDVQPDVAARMKETLMRLENVVEKSSHRTSEKKHDSKKQKRSRSKSQSRSRKRKKKSRSRSTSRRLTSKRARSRSRNYSVSRKKHSKSRSRSVEKRERRLSSRRSRRRHSRSSDRYRSKSRSAEKRLSRRRRSRSSDHYRSKSRSVEKRLSSRRSRRRRSRSSDRYRSKSRSVEKRLSSRRSGRRRSRSSDRYRSKSRSAEKRLSSRRSGRRRSRSSDRYRSKSRSAEKRLSSRRSGRRRSRSSDRYRSKSRSVEKRLSSRRSGRRRSRSSDRYRSKSRSAEKRLSSWRSRRRHSRSSDRSKSRSRSSEKGGGKEYSWRFRNRSGSSDGSKSRSRSVEKRGRKASVRRSKRQRSKSSDRYKSRSRSAEKRDRKQSSRKSKRQRSKSSDRYKSRSKSVEKKKESSRKSKRRRSKSSERYKSRSRSVEKKRKESSKKSKRKRSKSSDSVKSRSKSVEKKDKSSSAKSSSKHESSELQEAAKGLDEDVPQSSFGSDDKSSNGPTSVALSDGVNGPVLPPSFGSGLSKTSESLEERSSSVEKTADLQHSATSELDTSKTPDDQELRSTSVEKTQDSELSVTSENGSTEKAAALESSLLPELPYSTSKSRSSSVEKRGDLETSSVAEFRVSASREGESRTAPLKEVEGPELPPALKREMELRSSLLSEGGVSSLSDGHDSQHIPGEHRELSQVLQVPERESSQLADSPGAVEAQRPLLPPEMIRPVIPDGCESGQMQEPSLPSDSGHFVSPDGHGSGSSFAAPTDQHPLSVGESFKSPHGNEQRFLSVEKVKTPDVSLTSVCGSVEVSADVISVSSFEVHESRPSVDKALDGPTLPQVLEVECSRSSEMHESRYLTGKIDGAGSLVMSKSGIPICHDGHKAKYNSFEQAESADLSVASELRCSILPEGYKLTSAAVEKVEIQKPSLSLESGFSVSADGCESVGTPEKLQPPVAAVPSEGGVLLLPDSHEQRPVPAEKAEMLNSSELKHLASPDGYKLRSAYSEEVQEPIVVRERRCSVASDGHELASTTSERAEEPSQVCENEYTAGLDGPELTSTPAEKTELRKLYQMPEERCLESIDSQDLQSPSAEETQIQQPALVSENDHAVSWVGQELRASSPEKAEMQEEAVVPEPEVQERSVLPESEYGESPEGQEVAEASPAEKDLQEPSVTPGRECSIFHQGQILQSGPTKSTAVQQPVLVHYAVSPEGQEVQDCSVLSENEYETSPKRRHLGSSPVEKELEEHSEASESESSISSDSQELQPAVAGKTEGQELSLSEGECSMTPEGQELQSSPAERVLAKEPSLTSEHALSPEERESRLERAEEAEGVDSAVAAERDHLFFESQEVSFTSLQKAHVRDRSPTPENEHGASPDGQELRFTTAEKVDGLEPLRVNDRASMSPDGSDLNSIPAEKMDHAMPSLLPEGRSVSPDNCSVGPGEETGDLEPSVRSERRDSTSSCQEGHEPRSPMEEEGLESSVTSEHRQSLSPEGHDQKSIADEEMDDLERRSTSPDEHESRSSTGEEAEDLEQPLTTERRCSESSDEHESRSTTGEEAEDAETSLAAGRRDSVSSDDRESRSAAGEDVEDGEPSLTAERRHSTSSDDHESRSSADEEAEDVTADRRSVSPDGRESRSTVGEEAEDQEISSTAERRHSTSSDEQESRSTAGEDAEDVEPSSAAEQRDSTSSDEQESRSTAGEEAEDAEPLTAERRRSASPDGAESRSTTAEEEGEDAEPSLAAEQRESTSSDEHESESSSGEEEGEEAEPSLADEEKQDSVPLEQSEEQDSSFVPESRRSESSEREKSRSKSVDKASDKESPQRSVSRHSKSPAPQKSRSTSVEKTADKESVRRYRRRRSRSTARQRSQSTSVEKTADKESSRRSRRRRSRSAARQRSQSKSVEKAADKESSRRSRSRRSRSSQRRSKRYDADSRSRRNRSRSATRRRASRSRSSSLSRSRHRRRSRSRSASRRRRSLSRDRRKRSQRNRSRSTERRRRRSDSRDRRISLRLRSRSRTPLRQRRSRSRGRRRSSSRSPIRLRRSRSSGRRRYSRSPDRRRSRSSEFSSRSPKRLTDLDKAQLLEIAKANAAAMCAKSGVPLPPSLMPLLSQKKDDKANQKSSRDTLKELTEKCKKIAQSTDDVIVNKPHVSDEEEEERPFYNHPFKLSEPKPIFFNLSTPSIKPAPPPQPKNQVSLSKEFPVSSGSQHRKKEADSVYGEWVPVDKNGKDDGKDDVFPKPAIECVDITTAMNDRAVAQKRLNENSFDLEAMCMLNRAQEQIDAWAQSNSIPGQFTGSTGAQILSSDELTNSGPQAWIRKDQFLRAAPVTGGMGAQLMRKMGWREGEGLGKNKEGSVEPIMVDFKTDRKGLVAVGEKAQKRSGHYVVMKDLSGKHPVSALMEICNKRRWTPPEFVLVDDSGPDHRKHFIFKVRVNGNEYRPTFASLNKKHAKATAATAALQAMGLVPKESMVNTTMFRSASHR, from the exons ATGTAGAcaaaaatactgtgaaaaatAGTACTCAGTCTACAAAAAGGAGCTCTACAGGTGAAGATGAAATTCctagaaaaaaagcaaagaaaaacaagaagcacaaaagcaagaagaagaagaaaaagaagaagaaaaggaagaaagagaagaagcaTAAAAAGCAACCAAAGGAATCCAAGTTGAGTGCACGTCCTGGAGAGCCTGCAGGCGTGCAGCCAGCCCCTCCCTTGGTGCCAGAGCAGTCCAGCTCCCAGGTGAATGTACAGCAAGGAGTGTTTGCAGAGGCAAACCTGGCTGGCCATGTGCAGCCAGAACTGTGCTCCAAACCTGCTGAGGGGCTTGATAATCAAGCTTTAGGACTTGTTTCTCATTCAGTGACTGATTCTCAGCAATCTGCAGAAAATCTTGGAAGTGGGGAGGGGACTTTGTGTGCAGCAAATCCTCCATTTAATTTAGAAAGTATCCAGTCTAATATCCCAGAAAATACTAGTATAGCTCAAACTAGAATTTGCACTAGCGAAGAACAAATTCAACAGtcacatgaaaatatttatcctGTAGCTATTAATGCCAGTGTTGTTGATACTGGAAATAATACTTGGTCCAGCATCCCATCTGGAATTGTCAATAAATCAGAGATTCAGAAAGATTCAGTAGAAGCACTGGGAGGTACAGAAGTCACTCTGAAATCTCAAAGCATTGGGGAAGTAAAAGCTTTGGACGCAGCTCTGGAGCCTGAGGCCATGGAGGTGTTGACTTACTCGGAAGTTTCTCATCAGTCTGTgtctcccagggcagcacaggggttAGGAACAGCTTCAGAATCCGTGTCCTTGGCAAGTGGTGTGACAGCAACCCCTACACCTGCAAATTGGGCACATCCAGGTGCTGTGACTGTAGCTCAcatggctgtggctgggcaAGAAGTGAAAATTCcagaaacaactgaaaaatcTCTACATGTGGGAAATGTGAGAGGTGTGGAGAGACCTTTGGAACTGGGGGGTGCGAGCAGAACTTtggagccatccctgcagccctcgGTTATGTCTGGGAGTTTGAGCATGACCCAGGGCAGCCCTCTGGAGGCTTCCAGTGTTCTGAAAGCAGGTGTACCTTTGCAGCATCCTGTGACAGTATCTGCAGCCACCCCTGTGACCCACGTGGAAATAAGTGCCAAAACACCTCCAGGACCAGGAGCTGTTACAAAAATGAAGGATATGGAACCAGCTGTGGGGAGTGTGAAAGCTTTAGAAACAACCATGGAACCTGTTGTAGCAAAAGATGTTAGAGCAGCTCATGAAAGTCTGCAAGGCAGAAGTGTGGAAGGAACCACTGGTTCTGCAACAGCAGTGGGTGCATCAGGAGTGTTCCTACAGCATGGAGTCTTGGCAGAAACAAGGAGTGTGGACAGAACCCAGGGATCTGCACTTCCAGCAGGATTGACAGGTACGAACGTGGTTGCAGAGACAAGAGGATTAGGAGCAACTTCAGAACCTGCAGCAGTTGTACAGACCTTCATTCCCCAAACAGCTCCACAAGTCCACGCGGCAGAGGGTTTTAGAAGTCCACAAGCAAAAGATCCAGAAGGTACTTCATTGCTGAGAGAATCAAGACCTGAGAGTGAATCACATGTGAGAGGTTTGGCACCTTGCCTGTctttgcagaaggaaaacacacaaGGTCCAGGAGGAGTCCTGAGACCAGTGCCTGGGGTGGAAGCAAAACCTTTCACAACAGCTTCAGTGTCCTTACAAGTAGAAGGTGTGAAAGCTTCGGAAGAAGCTGTGCATTGTGGGACTGTTGCAAGTCCAGGACTTCCTGCCTTAGAAAGGACTCCTGAACCTGTGGTTGCATGTGAAAGCGTGGAACCAGTTAGAGAGGCTGAGGCATCTGCAGGGGTGGTGCCATGGCAAGccacagcagagagagaagcTCTCCATGCAAGCCAGACCCAGAGTTCCATCATTGCACAGTCACAGAtggtgacacacacagagccctcacACACTGAGGTGCTGAGGAAGAGAAGGGATTCGGAGCACGTTCCAGAAGCAGACACAAGGAGCAGAGAAGCAGTCCTAGAAACTGTGCAAACGTCAGAAACCGGTTCAAAATCTATTCAGGAACAAAGAGTAGGTCATTCAGCAGCAGTGTTGGAGTCTTTGCCCAGAGTGGAAGAAAACACCATGGCGTCAGGAGTACTGACAGATATGCAAACTCAGGGATCTACTGGAGAACATGAAATTGCAGCAAGGAGGACCAGCACACAAGGGAATGAGCTCTCAGAAATGGAGAAAGCAAAATATCTGGAACCAGCATCAGAAGCTGGAGGAATGAGGTGGCTAGAGAGAACAACAGAGTCTGCAACAGTAGAGGTGAAAGGTTCTGAAACAGGTGAAAAGCTTGAGGTACCCATGGGTGATGCTTCAGCAGCTGTTCCAGAATACTTGCAtgctgaaaagcagcaagatCTTCAAGTAGTTCTAGAAGCAAAACCTGCTGCAGAATGGAAGAGTTCAGAAGAGGCTCCAGAAATCTTGGgtgtttctgaaataaaaccttCTGAAGCAGTTCCAAAACCAGGGGATGTGAAAGGCCAGGAAACCACACTGGAACATGAAGTGACAGCCGAGGTACAACATGTAGAAGGAGTACAGGGTCAACAGGTGGAGGATATGGTGATTGAGAAGGAAGATGCAGAAGAGACTCAAACTTCTGAGCCTTCAGTAGCAGAAACAGTTTTAAGTTCTTCACatgcagcagaggaaaaagttTCAGCAGGGACTCCTGTAGCAGAAACACAAGATTTGGAAACAGCTCCTCGGACTGATGTAGAGCTGAAAGatgcagaagcagctgcagggtTGGAGGCAGAGACAAAAGATTTGGAAGCAGGTCCAGCACCTGAGACTGATGCAGAAGCAGGTCCAGAACTTATAGAGGAAGGCCAGTTGGAAGACACTCCAGAGGCTGAGGATGTCAAAGAAGCAACTCCTGAGGAGGACTCAGAGAAAAGAGACTCAGAAACATCGGATGTGCAGCCTGATGTGGCAGCACGAATGAAGGAGACTCTCATGAGGCTTGAGAATGTTGTTGAAAAAAGTAGTCATAGAACCAGTGAGAAAAAACATGattcaaagaaacagaaaaggagcCGTTCCAAGTCTCAGTCCAGGTCTAGGAAGCGGAAGAAAAAATCACGGTCACGTTCCACCTCCAGGCGTTTGACCTCTAAAAGAGCGCGTTCTAGGAGCAGAAACTATTCGGTTTCCAGAAAAAAGCATTCCAAATCTAGGTCCCGCTCtgtggagaagagagagagaagattGTCTTCCCGGCGGTCCAGGCGCAGACATTCTAGGTCATCTGACCGTTACAGGTCTAAATCCAGATCGGCAGAAAAGAGATTGTCCAGACGGAGACGCTCCAGGTCGTCTGACCACTACAGGTCTAAATCCAGGTCCGTGGAGAAGCGATTGTCCTCCCGAAGGTCCAGACGCAGACGCTCCAGGTCCTCTGACCGCTACAGATCCAAGTCCAGGTCCGTGGAGAAGCGATTGTCCTCCCGAAGATCCGGGCGAAGACGTTCCAGGTCTTCCGACCGCTACAGGTCTAAGTCACGGTCGGCAGAGAAGCGATTGTCCTCCCGAAGATCCGGGCGCAGACGCTCCAGGTCCTCTGACCGCTACAGATCCAAGTCCAGGTCAGCCGAGAAGCGATTGTCCTCCCGAAGGTCTGGGCGAAGACGTTCCAGGTCTTCTGACCGCTACAGATCCAAGTCCAGGTCAGTGGAGAAGCGATTGTCCTCCCGCAGATCCGGGCGCAGACGTTCCAGGTCGTCCGACCGCTACAGGTCTAAGTCACGGTCAGCAGAAAAGAGGTTGTCCTCCTGGCGATCCCGCCGCAGACATTCCAGGTCCTCCGACCGTTCAAAATCGAGATCCAGGTCTTCAGAAAAGGGAGGAGGCAAAGAGTACTCCTGGAGGTTCAGGAATCGGTCTGGTTCCTCTGATGGTTCAAAATCCAGGTCCAGATCTGTTGAGAAAAGAGGTCGGAAGGCGTCTGTGCGGAGGTCCAAACGTCAGCGCTCAAAGTCCTCGGATCGCTACAAGTCTCGGTCCAGGTCGGCAGAAAAAAGGGATCGAAAGCAATCGTCGCGGAAATCTAAACGTCAGCGCTCCAAGTCCTCTGACCGCTACAAGTCCAGATCCaaatctgtggaaaaaaagaaagaatcctCGCGAAAATCCAAGCGTCGACGCTCAAAATCTTCTGAGCGTTACAAGTCTAGGTCTAGGTCTGTGGAAAAAAAGCGCAAGGAGTCTTCAAAAAAATCCAAGCGGAAACGTTCCAAGTCCTCTGACAGTGTTAAGTCAAGGTCCAAGtctgtagaaaaaaaagataagtcATCCTCAGCAAAGTCCAGTAGCAAGCATGAGTCTTCTGAACTTCAGGAGGCAGCCAAAGGTCTTGATGAAGATGTTCCCCAGTCTTCTTTTGGAAGTGACGATAAATCCTCTAATGGTCCCACATCAGTAGCTTTGTCTGATGGAGTAAATGGCCCAGTTCTGCCACCATCATTTGGAAGTGGATTATCCAAAACTTCAGAGAGCCTTGAGGAAAGGTCCTCATCTGTTGAAAAAACAGCAGATCTGCAGCATTCTGCCACATCTGAACTTGATACCTCCAAAACCCCAGATGACCAGGAACTGAGATCCACATCGGTGGAAAAAACACAGGATTCAGAGCTGTCTGTGACATCTGAAAATGGATCaactgaaaaagcagcagctctggagtcTTCATTGCTACCTGAACTTCCATACTCCACATCCAAGTCAAGATCCTCATCTGTTGAAAAACGAGGAGATCTAGAAACTTCTTCAGTAGCAGAATTTCGTGTCTCTGCATCCCGTGAAGGTGAGTCCAGAACTGCACCTCTCAAAGAAGTAGAAGGTCCAGAGCTTCCTCCAGCACTAAAAAGAGAGATGGAACTTCGGTCATCTCTCCTGTCTGAAGGTGGAGTCTCCAGCTTGTCTGATGGTCACGATTCACAGCATATCCCTGGTGAGCACAGAGAGCTCTCACAGGTTCTGCAGGTACCTGAGCGTGAGTCTTCCCAGCTGGCTGACAGCCCTGGAGCCGTGGAAGCTCAGAGGCCTTTGCTGCCACCGGAGATGATCCGCCCTGTGATCCCTGATGGCTGTGAGTCAGGCCAGATGCAGGAGCCTTCTCTGCCTTCTGACAGTGGACATTTTGTGTCTCCTGATGGACATGGATCAGGATCCAGCTTTGCTGCACCAACAGATCAGCATCCATTGTCTGTAGGCGAGTCTTTTAAGTCACCACATGGAAATGAACAAAGATTTTTATCTGTTGAAAAAGTCAAGACTCCAGATGTTTCCCTGACATCTGTGTGTGGTTCTGTTGAGGTGTCTGCTGACGTCATTTCAGTGTCTTCTTTTGAAGTTCATGAGTCCAGACCATCTGTTGACAAAGCTTTAGATGGTCCAACACTTCCACAAGTGCTTGAGGTTGAGTGCTCCAGATCTTCAGAAATGCACGAATCAAGATACCTGACTGGAAAAATAGACGGTGCAGGATCTTTGGTGATGTCTAAAAGTGGGATTCCCATATGCCACGATGGCCACAAAGCAAAGTACAACTCCTTTGAGCAAGCAGAGAGTGCAGACCTGTCCGTGGCATCTGAGCTGCGGTGTTCCATCTTGCCTGAAGGCTATAAATTGACATCTGCTGCAGTTGAAAAAGTGGAGATCCAGAAGCCTTCTCTCTCACTGGAAAGTGGCTTCTCCGTGTCTGCTGATGGCTGTGAATCAGTGGGCACACCTGAAAAACTGCAGCccccagtggctgctgtgccatCAGAAGGTGGGGTTCTGCTGTTGCCCGACAGTCATGAGCAGAGACCCGTCCctgcagagaaagcagaaatgctgaattCATCTGAACTGAAACACCTGGCATCCCCTGATGGCTACAAGCTGAGATCTGCCTACAGTGAAGAAGTGCAGGAGCCCATTGTGGTACGGGAACGCAGGTGTTCTGTTGCCTCCGATGGTCATGAGTTGGCATCCACCACTTCTGAAAGAGCTGAGGAGCCTTCTCAAGTGTGTGAAAATGAGTACACAGCAGGGCTTGATGGTCCGGAGTTGACGTCAACCCCTGCTGAAAAAACGGAGCTGCGGAAGCTTTATCAGATGCCTGAGGAAAGATGTCTGGAGTCCATCGACAGCCAGGACCTGCAGTCACCCTCTGCTGAAGAGACACAGATCCAACAGCCTGCTCTGGTGTCTGAAAATGATCATGCCGTGTCCTGGGTGGGCCAGGAGTTGAGGGCCAGCTCTCCTGAGAAGGCAGAGatgcaggaggaggctgtggttCCAGAACCAGAAGTGCAGGAGCGTTCTGTGCTGCCTGAAAGTGAATATGGTGAGTCTCCTGAGGGCCAGGAGGTGGCTgaggccagccctgctgagaaggaccTGCAAGAACCTTCTGTGACACCTGGCAGGGAATGTTCCATCTTCCATCAGGGCCAGATACTGCAGTCTGGCCCCACcaaaagcacagcagtgcagcagccagtgctggtgCATTATGCTGTATCTcctgaggggcaggaggtgcaggaCTGTTCTGTGCTGTCTGAAAACGAGTACGAGACATCCCCCAAAAGGCGTCATTTGGGATCCAGTCCTGTTGAAAAAGAACTGGAGGAACATTCTGAAGCATCTGAAAGTGAAAGTTCAATATCCAGTGATAGCCAGGAGTTGCAGCCTGCTGTTGCTGGAAAAACAGAGGGGCAGGAGTTGTCCTTGTCTGAAGGAGAGTGTTCCATGACTCCTGAAGGTCAGGAGCTGCAGTCCAGCCCTGCTGAAAGAGTTCTAGCCAAGGAACCTTCTCTGACATCTGAACATGCTCTGTCACCTGAAGAGCGCGAGTCGAGATTGGAGCGTGCTGAGGAGGCAGAGGGTGTGGATTCTGCTGTGGCAGCTGAACGTGACCATCTCTTTTTTGAGAGCCAGGAGGTGAGCTTCACCTCTCTTCAGAAAGCACATGTGCGGGACCGTTCTCCAACACCTGAAAATGAACATGGAGCATCTCCTGATGGGCAGGAGTTGAGATTCACCACTGCTGAAAAAGTAGATGGTCTTGAACCATTGAGAGTGAACGATAGAGCCTCCATGTCCCCTGATGGCAGCGACTtgaattccatccctgctgaAAAAATGGATCATGCAATGCCTTCTTTATTGCCTGAAGGGCGCTCGGTGTCTCCTGATAACTGCAGTGTGGGCCCTGGAGAAGAAACGGGGGATCTGGAGCCCTCTGTGAGATCTGAGCGTAGAGACTCCACATCCTCCTGTCAGGAAGGTCATGAGCCAAGGTCTCCCATGGAGGAAGAGGGTCTGGAGTCCTCTGTGACTTCTGAACACAGacagtccctgtcccctgagggCCATGACCAGAAGTCTATTGCAGATGAAGAAATGGATGATCTGGAGAGGCGTTCCACTTCTCCTGATGAGCACGAGTCAAGATCTAGCACTGGTGAAGAAGCAGAGGATCTGGAGCAGCCTTTGACAACAGAACGTAGGTGCTCTGAGTCCTCTGATGAGCACGAGTCAAGGTCAACCACTGGAGAAGAGGCAGAGGACGCAGAGACCTCCTTGGCAGCTGGAAGAAGAGATTCCGTATCCTCTGATGACCGTGAGTCGAggtctgctgctggggaagatgTAGAAGATGGGGAGCCCTCCTTGACAGCTGAACGTAGACACTCCACATCTTCTGATGACCACGAGTCAAGGTCTTCAGCTGATGAGGAAGCAGAGGATGTGACCGCTGATCGTCGCTCTGTGTCTCCTGATGGACGTGAGTCAAGGTCCACGGTTGGTGAGGAAGCAGAGGACCAGGAGATCTCTTCGACAGCTGAGCGTAGACACTCCACGTCTTCAGATGAACAGGAGTCAAGGTCTACTGCTGGTGAAGATGCAGAGGATGTGGAACCCTCCTCGGCAGCTGAACAAAGAGATTCCACCTCCTCGGACGAGCAAGAGTCAAGGTCTACTGCCGGTGAAGAAGCTGAGGATGCGGAACCTCTGACAGCTGAACGCAGGCGTTCCGCATCCCCTGATGGCGCTGAATCGAGGTCTACCActgctgaggaggaaggagaggatgcAGAGCCCTCCTTGGCAGCTGAACAAAGAGAGTCCACCTCGTCAGATGAGCATGAGTCAGAGTCTTCCAGTGgtgaagaggagggagaggaggcagaACCCTCTTTGGCAGatgaggaaaagcaggattCCGTGCCTCTTGAGCAGTCAGAGGAACAGGACTCTTCCTTTGTCCCTGAAAGCAGACGTTCTGAGTCTTCCGAGCGTGAAAAATCCAGATCCAAATCTGTGGATAAAGCATCTGACAAGGAGTCTCCACAGAGATCTGTAAGCAGGCACTCAAAGTCTCCTGCTCCCCAGAAGAGTCGATCCACATCTGTGGAGAAAACAGCAGACAAAGAGTCCGTGCGGAGGTACAGACGGAGACGCTCCAGGTCCACGGCTCGCCAGAGGAGCCAGTCAACCTCCGTGGAGAAAACAGCAGACAAGGAGTCCTCACGCAGGTCCCGGCGGAGACGCTCCCGGTCCGCTGCTCGCCAGAGGAGCCAGTCCAAGTCTGTGGAGAAAGCAGCAGACAAGGAGTCCTCGCGCAGGTCCAGGAGCCGGCGCTCCAGGTCCTCCCAGCGCCGCTCCAAGCGCTACGACGCGGACTCGCGCTCCAGGCGCAATCGCTCCAGGTCAGCCACACGGAGAAGAGCGTCCCGCTCTCGCTCCAGCTCCCTGTCGCGTTCCAGGCACAGGAGGAGAAGCAGGTCGAGGTCGGCGTCGCGAAGGCGGCGTTCCTTGTCCCGAGACAGGCGCAAGAGGTCTCAGAGAAACAGGTCGAGGTCCAccgagaggaggaggaggagatcgGACTCGCGGGACCGCAGGATATCGCTGCGGCTGCGGAGCAGGAGCCGGACCCCTCTGCGGCAGAGGCGCTCGCgctccaggggcaggaggaggagctcCAGCCGCTCCCCGATCCGGCTGCGGCGCTCGCGCTCCTCGGGCCGCAGGCGCTACAGCAGATCCCCCGACCGGCGCCGCTCCCGCTCCTCCGAGTTCTCCAGCAGGTCCCCCAAGCGCCTCACAGACCTGG ACAAGGCGCAGCTGCTGGAGATCGCCAAGGCCAACGCGGCCGCCATGTGTGCGAAGTCGGGCGTGCCCCTGCCCCCCAGCCTGATGCCTCTGCTGTCCCAGAAGAAGGATGACAAAGCCAACCAGAAATCCTCGAGGGACACCCTGAAGGAGCTCACTGAG AAATGCAAGAAGATTGCTCAGAGCACTGATGATGTGATAGTGAACAAGCCTCACGTTtctgatgaggaggaggaggaacgTCCTTTCTATAACCATCCTTTCAAGCTGAGTGAACCCAAACCTATTTTCTTCAATTTAAGT actCCCAGCATAAAACCAGCACCACCaccccaaccaaaaaaccaggTCAGCCTGTCCAAGGAGTTCCCTGTGTCCTCTGGGTCTCAGCATAGGAAGAAGGAGGCAGACAGTGTGTATGGAGAGTGGGTTCCCGTGGACAAGAACGGCAAGGACGACGGCAAGGACGACGTTTTCCCCAAGCCAGCCATTGAG